From Chiloscyllium punctatum isolate Juve2018m chromosome 36, sChiPun1.3, whole genome shotgun sequence, the proteins below share one genomic window:
- the LOC140460772 gene encoding uncharacterized protein — protein MERPEESCPVEKPWKCGDCGKGFHVPSVLETHRRSHTGEKPFSCYVCGKAFSDSSTLLRHQRIHTRERPFSCPECGKAFSDSSALLTHRRVHTGERLFRCSKCGKAFTQASALLRHQWVHMGKRPFPCTECGKAFSNSSNLLTHRRVHTGERPFPCPVCRKAFSSSSNLLTHQRVHTGERPFSCPKCRKTFTQASNLLRHQQVHTGGEALQLPRVWGGVLSGEQPAEARAAPLGGEALQGAPGAGRGSPARLSC, from the coding sequence atggagagACCCGAGGAATCCTGCCccgtggagaaaccgtggaagtgtggcgactgcggGAAAGGTTTCCATGTCCCGTCTGTCCTGGAGACGCATCGGCGcagccacaccggggagaagccgttctcctgctatgtctgcgggaaggccttcagcgattcctccaccctgctgaggcaccagcggattcacaccagggagaggcccttcagctgccccgagtgcgggaaggccttcagcgattcctctgccctgctgacccaccggcgggtccacacgggggagaggctgttcagATGTtccaagtgcgggaaggcctttacccaggcctctgccctgctgaggcaccagtgggtccacatggggaagaggccgttcccctgcaccgagtgtgggaaggccttcagcaattcctccaacctgctgacccaccggcgggtccacacgggggagaggccattcccctgtcctgtctgcaggaaggccttcagcagttcctccaacctgctgacccaccagcgggtccacacgggggagaggcccttcagctgccccaagtgcAGGAAgacctttacccaggcctccaacctgctgaggcaccagcaggtccacacggggggagaggcccttcagctgccccgagtgtggggaGGGGTTCTGTCAGGTGAGCAGCCTGCGGAGGCACGAGCAGCTCCACtagggggagaggcccttcagggGGCCCCTGGTGCAGGAAGGGGTTCACCTGCTCGATTAagctgctga